Genomic DNA from Fimbriimonas ginsengisoli Gsoil 348:
GTGCTCCTGATGCACTTCGCGAAACCGTTCGGGGATCAGTGCCACCAACGCGAGGCCGTTCATCTCACCCGCGTCGTATCCGAACAGCTCGTGCGCCGCTCGGTTGGCTGTCTTGACCGTGCCGGACTCGAAAACTAAGACCATCGCATCCGGAGCGTTATCGATCAGATCGTAGTAGAACGAATTCTCGTCCGGATCCTGGATCACCGCGTTCCTAAGCTGCGAAATGAGCTGGGCGTTTTCCTGCCGCATCAGCTCCAATGCCTCTTCCTGTTGCGCTCGTAGGTGGATGCTGACGAGTTCCGTGCGGTTGTACGGACCGATCTTGATTCGCACCCGGCCCCAATAGGTGCCGACGGTCGCCTCGCTGATCCCCAGTCGTTGCGCGATAGCGGTGTCAGTCAACCCTTCGGAGGCGAATTTGATGAGCTGCAGCTCACGCGGGGAAAGTTGAGGCGACTGTCTCTCTGCCGGCATAGCTTCGCGGTCCAAATCGTGTTTAGGCCTCTGACCAGCCTATTTCCGATTCTACCGACACACAGCGACCCGGTATCGTCCGTGAAAGCAAAGAGTTGCTTATCTCACCGATTCGCCTTCAACGTGGCCTCGGGTTACCGAGGAGCGAGGTTCTCCGCGCCAATGGTCACGAGCACGCGTGAGCCAGATCTTCTCGCCTCGAACGGCGTACGGCCGCCACCGATCCAGAGAATATGCCCTAGCAAGGGCAACTCCGATGAGATACGACGCTGCACCTCGTCGGCATCCGTTTCCGCAAAGATCAAATCCGACGCAATCGGCTCGTTGGTGTCGGCCAAAGATTCGTTTGCCATCGCCGAATAAGCTTCTTCTACGGCCGACTCGATTTCGTTTCTAAATTTAGCGACATTCATTTTCTCGCTCATTCTGTGGGCGAGATTCCCGCGGCGACCAGTCAGCGGTTCCATGTCCGGGGAAAGGATTACGGCCGATGCCTCCTCGCCCAATGCGCGTTTGGCGTCCTGCTTTCCATGGACGGAGTAGTCGTGACTGGCTAAAAGAAGCCCGTCGATTAAGAATGAATTCGTTGGAGACAGCAGACCATGAAGCGAATCGCGCTCGTTATTTCCACCCAGTACGGACAGACCGCCAAGATCGCGGATCGTATAAAGGAGATTCTCCGGGAAGCCGGCCACGAGCCGTCGGTCTTCCTGGTCAGCTCGAAAGGCGATCTCGGATCTGTTCCGATCGACCGGTTCGATGCCGCCATCTTGGGAGCCCCCGTCTACGCCGGCAGTTTTCCGAAGCTCCTCATCGAATGGGCAAAGCTTCACGGTAAGACTCTGGGCCAAATACCGACCGCGTTCTATTCCGTTAGCCTGAACGCCGCCGATAAAAGACCGGAGGCCAGAAAGGAGGATATTCGCCTCCTGACCCAGTTCCTCAACCAAACCGGTCTCAAGACGCGCTACACCGCCAGCCTCATCGGAGCGATCAAGTATCGCCAGTACGGCTTTCTCAAGCGGTGGCTGTTGAAGAGGATCTGCAGAGC
This window encodes:
- a CDS encoding flavodoxin domain-containing protein, whose product is MKRIALVISTQYGQTAKIADRIKEILREAGHEPSVFLVSSKGDLGSVPIDRFDAAILGAPVYAGSFPKLLIEWAKLHGKTLGQIPTAFYSVSLNAADKRPEARKEDIRLLTQFLNQTGLKTRYTASLIGAIKYRQYGFLKRWLLKRICRAAGGPTDTSRDHELTDWTAVAAFAEEFSNSLAEARPKAFVR
- a CDS encoding PAS domain S-box protein — its product is MPAERQSPQLSPRELQLIKFASEGLTDTAIAQRLGISEATVGTYWGRVRIKIGPYNRTELVSIHLRAQQEEALELMRQENAQLISQLRNAVIQDPDENSFYYDLIDNAPDAMVLVFESGTVKTANRAAHELFGYDAGEMNGLALVALIPERFREVHQEHRAAYVNDPRRRTMGEHLQTPALRKDGKEIIVRAALSAIPTPNGLLVTSVLRAVEE